One genomic segment of Theobroma cacao cultivar B97-61/B2 chromosome 6, Criollo_cocoa_genome_V2, whole genome shotgun sequence includes these proteins:
- the LOC18597349 gene encoding DNA oxidative demethylase ALKBH2 isoform X1: MSLLKLKAVPDPDSNPNDNAKKTQTIDLGNGSEVVYVPRFVAYDDGWEFFNYLDKHIPWTRPTLRVFGRSCLQPRDTCYVATAGLPDLIYSGYQPHAYSWDDFPPLKDILDAVHKMLPGTRFNSLLLNRYKGSNDYAGWHADDEKLYGSTPEIASVSFGCEREFFLKKKSRKSSQERSDEGPPSKRLKKSNNVDQHCFRLKHGSLLVMRGYTQRDWLHSVPKRAKAETTRINLTFRHVL; this comes from the exons ATGAGTTTGTTGAAGTTGAAGGCGGTCCCTGACCCTGACTCGAATCCTAACGACAACGCTAAAAAGACCCAAACGATCGATCTTGGAAACGGGAGTGAAGTAGTTTACGTGCCCAGGTTTGTAGCCTACGACGATGGCTGGGAATTCTTCAATTACCTCGACAAACACATTCCTTGGACAAGGCCCACCCTACGCGTCTTTGGTCGATCTTGCCTCCag CCAAGAGACACATGTTATGTTGCGACTGCAGGATTGCCTGACTTGATTTATAGTGGATATCAGCCACATGCTTATTCTTGGGATGACTTCCCCCCACTTAAGGACATCTTGGATGCC GTCCATAAAATGCTACCTGGGACTAGATTTAATAGCTTGCTTTTAAATCGGTATAAAGGGAGTAATGACTACGCAGGCTGGCATGCTGATGATGAGAAGCTTTATGGATCAACCCCAGAAATTGCTTCTGTTTCCTTTGGATGTGAAcgtgaatttttcttgaagaagaaaagccgTAAGTCGTCCCAAG AAAGATCTGATGAAGGACCTCCATCGAAGAGGCTTAAGAAAAGCAACAACGTTGATCAGCACTGCTTTAGACTAAAGCATGGATCACTGTTGGTCATGAGAGGGTACACTCAGCGTGACTGGCTACACTCTGTGCCTAAGCGTGCCAAGGCAGAGACAACTCGAATTAACCTCACCTTTAGGCATGTTCTTTGA
- the LOC18597349 gene encoding DNA oxidative demethylase ALKBH2 isoform X2, which yields MSLLKLKAVPDPDSNPNDNAKKTQTIDLGNGSEVVYVPRFVAYDDGWEFFNYLDKHIPWTRPTLRVFGRSCLQPRDTCYVATAGLPDLIYSGYQPHAYSWDDFPPLKDILDAVHKMLPGTRFNSLLLNRYKGSNDYAGWHADDEKLYGSTPEIASVSFGCEREFFLKKKSRKSSQDLMKDLHRRGLRKATTLISTALD from the exons ATGAGTTTGTTGAAGTTGAAGGCGGTCCCTGACCCTGACTCGAATCCTAACGACAACGCTAAAAAGACCCAAACGATCGATCTTGGAAACGGGAGTGAAGTAGTTTACGTGCCCAGGTTTGTAGCCTACGACGATGGCTGGGAATTCTTCAATTACCTCGACAAACACATTCCTTGGACAAGGCCCACCCTACGCGTCTTTGGTCGATCTTGCCTCCag CCAAGAGACACATGTTATGTTGCGACTGCAGGATTGCCTGACTTGATTTATAGTGGATATCAGCCACATGCTTATTCTTGGGATGACTTCCCCCCACTTAAGGACATCTTGGATGCC GTCCATAAAATGCTACCTGGGACTAGATTTAATAGCTTGCTTTTAAATCGGTATAAAGGGAGTAATGACTACGCAGGCTGGCATGCTGATGATGAGAAGCTTTATGGATCAACCCCAGAAATTGCTTCTGTTTCCTTTGGATGTGAAcgtgaatttttcttgaagaagaaaagccgTAAGTCGTCCCAAG ATCTGATGAAGGACCTCCATCGAAGAGGCTTAAGAAAAGCAACAACGTTGATCAGCACTGCTTTAGACTAA